A single Anopheles arabiensis isolate DONGOLA chromosome X, AaraD3, whole genome shotgun sequence DNA region contains:
- the LOC120906661 gene encoding apolipoprotein D encodes MVRVSLHARSCCLLVALLLLLLLLVDDGAGQIPRRRPRNDRCPKVRAMRNFGLNAMMGSWYVIQYFASTEMFPEYGCMRSSFVTSDGYVTMNFTYVFLDDPLATFQQGNITWIIPNYGQPAHWVHAESSYEEIYNTYVIDTDYRSWALIMHCAEKTKSQKYLSALMLAREPTIGQNVINFLREKLPRYDIDVENMFPIPQTNCTRMDPNAYYSYQTAP; translated from the exons ATGGTTCGTGTGTCGCTGCACGCCCGGAGCTGCTGTCTGCTGgtggcactgctgctgctcctcctcctgctcgtcGACGATGGGGCTGGGCAGATACCGCGACGACGGCCCCGCAACGACCGCTGCCCGAAG GTCCGGGCGATGCGCAACTTCGGGCTGAACGCGATGATGGGCTCCTGGTACGTGATACAGTACTTCGCCTCGACCGAGATGTTCCCGGAGTACGGGTGTATGCGCAGCTCGTTCGTCACCTCCGATGGGTACGTGACGATGAACTTTACGTACGTGTTTTTGGACGACCCGCTCGCCACCTTCCAGCAGGGCAACATTACCTGGATCATACCGAACTACGGCCAGCCGGCACACTGGGTGCACGCAGAGAGTAGCT ATGAAGAGATCTACAACACCTACGTGATTGACACGGACTATCGGAGCTGGGCCCTCATCATGCACTGTGCGGAGAAGACGAAATCCCAGAAGTACCTCTCGGCGCTGATGCTTGCCCGTGAGCCTACCATCGGGCAGAATGTGATCAACTTTTTGCG CGAGAAGCTGCCGAGGTACGATATAGATGTCGAGAACATGTTCCCCATCCCGCAGACGAACTGTACCAGGATGGATCCGAATGCCTACTACTCCTACCAAACAGCGCCGTAG